The following proteins are encoded in a genomic region of Phaeodactylum tricornutum CCAP 1055/1 chromosome 1, whole genome shotgun sequence:
- a CDS encoding predicted protein produces the protein MLRTFVLYWSTFFLADVSCSPLIPCIGRRRLFRRRTNYDQSVPFLNRWRGGGDPPPIRTLPETRGGSTRSKTAEEEEATFIEPVCQHDDSGSRFSLFPIEHDDLWGMYKQHVASFWTVDEIDLSADLTDWHERLNDNERHFISMVLAFFAGADGIVVENLAERFCREVTVPEARAFYGFQMAMEGIHQETYCLLIDSYISDPKDREMLFAAHTKVPSVEKKARWAQRYIGSDASFAERLVAFAAVEGIFFSGAFCSIFWLKKRGLMPGLTFSNELISRDEGLHCSFACQLYSKLERKLSETDMHKLIGEAVEVEKGFVCDALPVGLIGMNASLMSQYVEFVADRLLHDLGYRTLYGSKNPFDWMDMISLEGKTNFFEKRVGEYQKSGVMASLSDDHTHGRKSFNLDADF, from the coding sequence AAGGCGGTTATTTCGAAGACGAACGAACTACGACCAGAGCGTTCCGTTTCTAAACCGCTGGAGAGGAGGTGGCGATCCACCTCCGATTCGAACACTTCCGGAAACTCGAGGAGGCTCCACTCGGAGTAAGACAgccgaggaagaagaagcaacTTTTATCGAGCCGGTCTGTCAACACGATGACAGCGGATCTCGATTTTCGCTATTCCCGATAGAGCATGATGATCTGTGGGGTATGTACAAACAACACGTGGCATCCTTCTGGACGGTGGACGAAATCGACCTTTCGGCCGACCTGACGGATTGGCACGAGCGCTTGAACGACAACGAACGACACTTCATTTCAATGGTCCTAGCATTCTTCGCTGGTGCCGACGGGATTGTGGTCGAAAATCTAGCGGAGCGCTTTTGCCGAGAAGTTACCGTCCCGGAAGCCCGCGCTTTCTACGGCTTCCAGATGGCCATGGAAGGCATACATCAAGAGACGTATTGCTTACTGATTGATAGCTATATTTCTGACCCTAAGGACCGGGAGATGCTTTTTGCCGCACACACAAAGGTTCCAAGCGTTGAAAAGAAGGCCAGATGGGCGCAACGGTACATCGGCTCCGATGCTTCGTTCGCGGAGCGTCTCGTGGCCTTTGCCGCCGTGGAAGGTATTTTCTTCTCGGGGGCATTCTGCTCTATTTTCTGGTTAAAGAAACGAGGATTGATGCCTGGATTGACATTTTCGAACGAGCTCATCAGCCGTGACGAAGGTCTCCATTGTTCATTTGCGTGCCAACTTTACTCCAAGCTGGAACGCAAGCTATCCGAAACAGACATGCACAAACTGATTGGGGAAGCGGTGGAGGTCGAAAAGGGCTTTGTATGCGACGCGCTTCCCGTGGGTTTGATTGGAATGAACGCCTCGCTAATGTCCCAGTATGTCGAATTTGTGGCCGATCGGTTACTCCACGATCTGGGCTACCGAACCTTGTACGGTAGCAAGAATCCTTTCGACTGGATGGATATGATCAGTTTGGAAGGAAAGACGAATTTCTTCGAAAAACGTGTCGGCGAATATCAAAAGAGCGGAGTAATGGCTTCGCTTTCCGATGATCACACCCACGGACGAAAGTCGTTCAACTTGGATGCGGACTTCTAG